In Campylobacter concisus, one DNA window encodes the following:
- a CDS encoding helix-hairpin-helix domain-containing protein produces MKKIIISLLAAASTLLAAINLNTATKEELMSLDGIGSSKADAIIEYRKANKFNSIEDIKNVNGIGDKTFENLKSDISVSGTTKIDDTKSKIKSKKDEIKEKASKKSDELKEKKDSAKDDSIKDIKDKKESLKDKAEKKSKAKKEKSKE; encoded by the coding sequence ATGAAAAAGATTATAATCTCACTATTGGCAGCAGCTTCTACATTACTAGCAGCCATAAATTTAAACACCGCCACAAAAGAAGAGCTAATGAGTTTAGATGGTATAGGATCTTCAAAGGCAGATGCAATAATAGAGTATAGAAAAGCGAATAAATTTAACTCAATAGAAGATATAAAAAATGTAAATGGTATAGGTGATAAGACATTTGAAAATTTAAAATCAGATATATCAGTATCAGGCACTACAAAGATAGATGACACAAAATCTAAAATAAAATCTAAAAAAGATGAGATAAAAGAAAAAGCAAGTAAAAAGAGTGATGAATTAAAAGAGAAAAAAGATAGTGCTAAAGATGATAGTATAAAAGATATAAAAGATAAGAAAGAAAGCCTAAAAGATAAAGCAGAGAAAAAGAGTAAAGCTAAAAAAGAGAAGAGCAAAGAGTAG